The Chrysiogenia bacterium genomic interval CAGTTCGATGATGCGGCCGCCCACGTCGAAGGCAAGCAGCACCTGCTCGGCGCTCTCCAGGGTTCCCACGCCAAAGGCCTCACGCACGAGCGGCCCGCCGCTGGCCTCATGGGCGATGACGGGGATGGGGCGCACGCGCGAGAAGATGATCAGCAGCACCACGACGCCAAAAGGAATCAGCACTACGCGGCGCAGCAGGAACGCGCGCGCTCGCTCAGTAAAACTCCGGGTTTCTTCGCTCATCGCTTACGCCCTCATCATTCGCTCGAAGTGCTTCCAGGCCCGCTCTGCCTGACGCTTCATGTCGTATTTCCCGTCGCTCACATGCCAGCGGAAGGCCGCCGGCTGAAAGATTCCAAAGACCATCATCGCCGCCACGTCGGGCTCGACATCGGCGCGGATCTCGCCTCGGCTCTTTCCTTCGGCGACAATGCCCTCGATCCCGGCCAGGTAGCCGTTGATCATGGCCTGCATCAGGGCGCGGCGCGCCGGCGGGCCGTCGATTCCCTGGGAAGAAAAAATGATGCGCGGCGCCGCCGGGTTGGCCAGCACCAGATCGATGTGTCGCATGAGCACCGAG includes:
- a CDS encoding TetR/AcrR family transcriptional regulator — encoded protein: MTATPKLKTRVRREQIVEAALESIAEHGVEGLSMAEVAERVGLVPSALYRHFAGKEEIFEACLGHLRQRLMGNLILAADENEGPIEQLRSVLMRHIDLVLANPAAPRIIFSSQGIDGPPARRALMQAMINGYLAGIEGIVAEGKSRGEIRADVEPDVAAMMVFGIFQPAAFRWHVSDGKYDMKRQAERAWKHFERMMRA